One stretch of Chlamydia abortus DNA includes these proteins:
- a CDS encoding DUF5398 family protein, whose product MFNMENTAAKEDRFSHQLFDLEKDMQDLSKAQEIKANVQDKVQKLHVSLREGSDKASFEKQQIVLAGYLALQKVLGRINRKNGLTD is encoded by the coding sequence ATGTTTAATATGGAAAATACAGCTGCTAAAGAAGATAGATTTTCTCATCAGCTATTTGATTTAGAGAAAGATATGCAGGATCTGAGCAAAGCTCAGGAGATCAAAGCTAATGTACAGGATAAAGTGCAAAAATTGCATGTTTCTCTTCGAGAAGGTTCTGATAAAGCCTCTTTTGAGAAGCAACAAATAGTATTAGCAGGATATCTAGCCCTTCAGAAAGTTCTCGGGCGGATCAACCGCAAAAATGGTTTAACAGACTAG
- the sctQ gene encoding type III secretion system cytoplasmic ring protein SctQ, whose protein sequence is MTVAAEPSASWLKSRQDFLSSLVKTEEAVALPPFPKELCQNRLKEKFRLEDTNLTIQPRGSLTAAQAVQDFGTHFLVQSFLAQPLTSGTFFFVTSEADLQSFMVSVFNDSSLASYFYEKDKLLGFHYYFSAELCKLLQELAWIPSLSVRVVGDARFSTKDLQGSYQAVDVNCGLDGKTMRFRLLFPEATCASCQDFLSASNQNFDIHQLDPTPLTMSVEIGYCQLTQEEWQQVAHGSFILLDSCLYDPDTEESGGLLTVQGHQFFGGRFIDQTSGEFKITSYPSVPQEAPTEETPEALPAAPLPGNYKLVAEASRYSLTVEEFLHLSQGSILNLNGIHPSRGVDLILNGAKVGRGEIVSLGDVLGIRVLEV, encoded by the coding sequence ATGACAGTAGCAGCGGAACCTAGTGCTAGTTGGTTAAAATCTAGACAGGATTTTCTAAGTTCTTTAGTGAAAACGGAAGAGGCGGTTGCTCTTCCTCCGTTCCCTAAAGAACTTTGCCAAAATAGGTTGAAAGAAAAATTCCGTTTAGAAGATACGAATCTTACTATTCAACCTCGAGGTTCCCTAACTGCTGCTCAGGCTGTTCAAGATTTTGGGACACACTTTTTAGTACAGTCTTTCTTGGCCCAGCCCCTGACATCAGGGACGTTTTTCTTTGTCACCTCCGAAGCTGATCTGCAGTCGTTCATGGTGTCCGTGTTCAATGATTCTAGTTTAGCTTCCTACTTTTATGAGAAAGATAAGCTTTTAGGTTTCCATTACTATTTTTCTGCAGAGCTGTGTAAGTTGCTCCAGGAGCTCGCTTGGATACCTTCTTTATCTGTTAGAGTTGTCGGCGACGCTCGATTTTCTACTAAAGACCTACAAGGCTCGTATCAGGCTGTAGATGTCAATTGCGGATTAGACGGAAAAACTATGCGTTTTCGTTTACTTTTCCCAGAAGCAACCTGTGCCAGCTGTCAGGATTTCCTTTCAGCCTCGAATCAGAATTTTGATATTCATCAGTTAGATCCTACGCCTTTAACTATGTCTGTAGAAATTGGCTATTGCCAATTAACTCAGGAAGAATGGCAACAAGTTGCGCATGGCAGCTTTATCTTGTTAGATAGTTGTTTGTATGATCCTGATACAGAAGAAAGCGGAGGCTTGCTAACTGTCCAAGGACATCAGTTCTTTGGTGGTCGTTTTATTGATCAAACATCTGGAGAATTTAAAATTACTAGCTATCCAAGTGTGCCTCAGGAAGCCCCTACCGAAGAAACTCCGGAAGCCTTGCCTGCAGCACCTTTACCAGGCAACTATAAGTTAGTCGCAGAAGCTTCTCGATACTCGTTGACTGTGGAAGAGTTTTTACATCTCTCTCAAGGCAGCATTCTGAATCTCAATGGGATCCACCCTTCTCGAGGCGTGGATTTAATCCTCAACGGTGCAAAAGTTGGAAGAGGAGAAATTGTATCTTTAGGAGATGTTTTAGGAATTCGAGTTCTAGAAGTCTAA
- the sctD gene encoding type III secretion system inner membrane ring subunit SctD: MGARLIIDKGPLSGFVLVLEQGTSWSIGKDAASSDIQLEDPKLANTQVVITREDDLYFITNLDTSYPVTVNGKEITEATPIHDADVITFGSNQYSFFTQEFDPDDVVYDFDFSSENTTNVSPEPADTKKKTKKNSAPAQDEPKQPSSKQQDSSDTSPTDKDKELAEAFLASAKSEKETSGQKLDMDTLPEAGSKNTTEENGALPNQNQPPLPDSDPAAQDPSTKGGQPKEGEPVKDTPTSAEPSEEKEGIAQGQEANPQETQPEDVQGVEQSPNDQEAPKEKTDTEEEAEEKLEEEEEQESKKTEKPEVLSPFNVQDLFKFDQGIFPAEIDEIAQKNVSVDLSQPARFLLKVLAGANIGAEFHLDTGKSYILGSDPASADIVFNDLSVSHRHAKIIVSNDGSIMLEDLGSKNGVIIEGKKIENSSTLSANQVVALGTTLFLLIDHLAPADTIVASFAPEDYGLFGRPQDAEEIAQQAAQEEEEKRKRATLPTGSFILTLFIGGLAILFGIGTASLFHTKEVIPIENIDYQEDIERVVNAFPTVRYTFNKNNGQLFLIGHVKNSIDKSELLYKMDALSFIKSIDDNVIDDEAVWQEINILLSKKPEFKGVSMHSPQPGEFVITGYLKTEEQAVCLADYLNVHFNYLSLLENKVIIESQMLKAIAGQLLQAGFANIHVAFVNGEVVLTGYVNHEDGEKFRSVVQEISTLPGVRLVKNFVVLLPVKEGIIDLNLRYPSRYRVTGYSKYGDVSINVVVNGRILTRGDVIDGMTVTSIQPHCIFLEKEGLKYKIEYNK; encoded by the coding sequence ATGGGTGCACGGTTAATTATTGATAAAGGCCCTTTGTCAGGATTTGTTCTGGTTCTTGAACAAGGAACAAGTTGGTCGATAGGAAAGGATGCAGCGTCTAGCGATATTCAGTTAGAGGATCCTAAGCTTGCAAATACTCAGGTCGTTATCACAAGAGAAGATGACCTCTACTTTATTACAAATCTAGATACTTCCTATCCTGTTACTGTAAATGGAAAAGAAATCACAGAGGCAACACCGATACATGACGCAGACGTTATCACGTTCGGAAGTAATCAATATTCTTTTTTCACGCAGGAGTTTGATCCTGATGATGTTGTTTACGATTTCGATTTTTCTTCAGAAAATACGACTAATGTCTCGCCTGAGCCTGCCGATACTAAAAAGAAAACGAAGAAGAACAGCGCGCCTGCACAGGATGAGCCAAAACAACCTTCTTCAAAACAGCAAGATTCTTCCGATACTTCTCCTACCGATAAAGATAAAGAACTCGCTGAGGCTTTCCTAGCTTCTGCAAAGTCAGAGAAGGAAACTTCCGGTCAAAAACTCGATATGGATACGCTGCCCGAGGCCGGATCAAAAAATACAACAGAAGAAAACGGAGCTTTGCCTAATCAAAATCAGCCGCCGTTGCCAGATTCCGATCCTGCTGCGCAGGATCCGTCGACAAAAGGTGGCCAGCCCAAAGAAGGTGAGCCTGTCAAAGACACTCCTACTTCTGCAGAACCGTCAGAAGAAAAAGAGGGAATTGCCCAAGGCCAAGAGGCCAACCCTCAAGAAACTCAACCTGAAGATGTTCAGGGTGTAGAACAATCCCCTAACGATCAAGAAGCTCCTAAAGAAAAAACAGATACAGAAGAAGAAGCTGAAGAGAAGCTCGAAGAAGAAGAGGAGCAGGAAAGTAAGAAAACTGAAAAACCTGAAGTCTTGTCTCCATTTAATGTACAAGATCTCTTCAAATTTGATCAGGGTATTTTTCCTGCAGAAATCGATGAGATTGCACAGAAAAATGTCTCTGTAGATCTTTCTCAACCTGCACGCTTTTTATTAAAAGTCTTAGCCGGAGCGAATATCGGTGCGGAATTCCATCTCGACACGGGGAAATCTTATATTCTAGGAAGTGATCCTGCCTCCGCAGATATTGTCTTTAATGACCTTAGCGTATCCCATCGTCATGCAAAGATCATCGTGAGCAACGATGGTTCTATCATGCTAGAAGATCTAGGTAGCAAAAATGGCGTGATTATCGAAGGAAAGAAAATCGAGAACAGCTCCACATTAAGTGCCAATCAAGTGGTCGCTTTAGGAACTACTTTATTTTTACTCATCGACCATTTAGCCCCTGCGGATACTATCGTCGCATCATTTGCTCCCGAAGATTACGGATTATTTGGTCGTCCTCAAGATGCTGAAGAAATTGCTCAGCAAGCAGCTCAAGAAGAAGAAGAAAAACGTAAGCGCGCTACATTGCCTACAGGTTCGTTTATTCTTACATTATTCATAGGAGGGCTGGCTATACTGTTCGGCATAGGCACTGCATCCCTATTCCATACCAAAGAAGTCATTCCTATAGAAAATATAGATTATCAAGAAGATATAGAACGCGTAGTCAATGCTTTCCCCACGGTCCGCTACACATTTAATAAAAACAATGGCCAGCTCTTTTTGATAGGACATGTAAAAAATAGTATTGATAAAAGTGAGCTTCTCTATAAAATGGATGCTTTGTCTTTCATCAAATCCATAGATGACAACGTTATCGATGATGAAGCGGTTTGGCAGGAAATCAATATATTGTTGTCTAAAAAACCAGAGTTCAAGGGTGTAAGCATGCACTCCCCACAACCTGGAGAATTTGTTATTACGGGATATCTAAAAACAGAAGAACAGGCTGTCTGTCTCGCTGATTATCTGAATGTACATTTTAACTATCTTTCTCTGCTTGAGAATAAGGTAATCATAGAATCACAAATGTTGAAAGCGATTGCAGGGCAACTGTTGCAAGCAGGCTTTGCCAATATTCACGTCGCTTTTGTGAATGGTGAAGTGGTCCTTACTGGTTATGTGAATCATGAGGATGGAGAGAAATTCCGTTCTGTTGTTCAGGAGATCTCCACACTGCCCGGCGTACGTTTGGTGAAAAACTTCGTGGTTTTGTTGCCTGTTAAAGAAGGGATCATAGATTTAAATTTACGGTATCCTAGCCGCTATCGCGTAACCGGATATTCAAAGTATGGTGACGTGAGCATTAATGTTGTAGTCAATGGTAGAATTTTGACCCGTGGTGATGTTATCGATGGCATGACAGTCACAAGCATACAACCACACTGTATCTTTTTAGAGAAGGAAGGGTTGAAATATAAAATCGAGTACAATAAATAG
- the sctN gene encoding type III secretion system ATPase SctN, whose translation MDELTTDFDTLMSQLNDVHLTTVVGRITEVVGMLIKAVVPNVRVGEVCLVKRYGMEPLVTEVVGFTQNFAFLSPLGELTGVSPSSEVIPTGLPLYIRAGNGLLGRVLNGLGEPIDSEIKGPLVDVNETYPVFRAPPDPLHREKLRTILSTGVRCIDGMLTVARGQRIGIFAGAGVGKSSLLGMIARNAEEADVNVIALIGERGREVREFIEGDLGEEGMKRSVIVVSTSDQSSQLRLNAAYVGTAIAEYFRDQGKTVVLMMDSVTRFARALREVGLAAGEPPARGGYTPSVFSTLPRLLERSGASDKGTITAFYTVLVAGDDMNEPVADEVKSILDGHVVLSNALAQAYHYPAIDVLASISRLLTAIVPEEQRRIIGKAREVLAKYKANEMLIRIGEYRRGSDREVDFAIDHIDKLNRFLKQDIHEKTNYEEASQQLRAIFR comes from the coding sequence ATGGACGAATTGACGACAGATTTCGATACCCTCATGTCGCAATTGAACGACGTACACTTGACTACCGTTGTCGGTCGTATAACTGAAGTCGTCGGTATGTTAATTAAAGCTGTCGTTCCCAATGTACGCGTTGGGGAGGTATGCTTAGTTAAACGTTATGGTATGGAGCCGCTCGTGACCGAAGTCGTCGGCTTCACACAAAATTTCGCTTTTTTATCGCCACTAGGAGAACTTACTGGAGTCAGCCCTTCTTCAGAGGTTATTCCCACAGGTCTGCCTTTGTATATCCGTGCAGGTAACGGTCTTTTAGGTCGTGTATTGAATGGTCTGGGAGAACCTATCGACTCCGAGATCAAAGGACCTTTGGTTGATGTTAACGAAACCTACCCTGTGTTTCGCGCTCCACCAGATCCATTGCATAGAGAAAAATTAAGAACAATTTTATCCACCGGCGTGCGGTGTATCGACGGTATGCTCACAGTCGCCAGAGGCCAGCGTATAGGCATTTTTGCTGGAGCTGGGGTGGGTAAATCGTCTCTCTTGGGAATGATCGCTAGAAACGCGGAAGAAGCCGATGTCAATGTGATTGCTCTCATCGGAGAGCGGGGCCGAGAGGTTCGTGAATTTATCGAGGGCGATCTCGGAGAAGAAGGAATGAAACGTTCGGTGATCGTCGTCTCTACTTCAGATCAATCCTCACAGTTGCGATTAAATGCTGCTTACGTAGGCACCGCTATAGCAGAGTATTTTCGTGATCAGGGCAAAACCGTAGTTTTGATGATGGATTCTGTCACCCGATTTGCCCGAGCCCTAAGAGAAGTCGGTCTAGCTGCCGGAGAACCGCCAGCTCGAGGAGGATACACACCTTCTGTATTCTCAACTTTGCCTAGGTTATTAGAACGTTCCGGAGCTTCGGATAAAGGAACAATCACAGCCTTTTACACAGTACTTGTTGCCGGGGATGATATGAATGAACCGGTCGCTGATGAAGTTAAATCGATTCTTGATGGTCACGTTGTCTTGTCTAACGCTTTAGCTCAGGCATACCATTATCCTGCTATTGATGTCTTAGCATCTATCAGCCGATTGCTGACAGCAATTGTTCCTGAGGAACAACGACGCATCATAGGAAAAGCCCGAGAGGTGCTGGCAAAATACAAAGCAAACGAAATGCTTATACGTATTGGAGAATATCGCCGAGGGTCCGATCGTGAAGTGGATTTTGCTATAGATCACATTGATAAATTGAACAGATTCTTAAAGCAAGATATTCATGAAAAAACAAATTACGAGGAAGCCTCGCAACAGCTTCGGGCTATTTTCCGATAA
- a CDS encoding glutamyl-tRNA reductase: MVLGVVGISYREAALKEREAVINILKDFEANSFFSQHFFGDDGSFVLLLTCHRAEIYYFSKSNRHIQSKLLSRISSLGARPYCYQGLACFTHLFTVTSGMDSLISGETEIQGQVKRAYIKAKTDRDLPFALHFLFQKALKEGKDFRSQVSLSHPVVTIESVVEETLDLHGKSTKDKLLFIGYSEINRKIAKGLSAKGYRNLIFCSRKNISIPYDTVARSQLSFREPYDVIFFGSSESAKDFSGLSLESLASIPSRVIFDFNVPRTFTLAESPKDIICLDMDFISERVQKKLQISKQCTNKEKPFLALAARKQWEVYEKKSSHIPSSQVRASRPKLLIL; the protein is encoded by the coding sequence TTTTTTTTCTCAGCATTTTTTCGGTGATGACGGATCTTTCGTTTTATTGCTAACATGTCATAGAGCGGAAATTTACTATTTTTCTAAAAGTAATCGTCATATTCAATCAAAGTTACTGTCGCGGATTTCTTCGTTAGGAGCACGTCCTTATTGTTATCAAGGACTCGCGTGCTTTACGCATTTATTTACCGTAACTAGTGGTATGGATAGCTTAATTTCTGGAGAGACCGAAATACAAGGCCAAGTAAAACGCGCGTATATAAAAGCAAAAACAGATCGAGACTTACCCTTCGCTCTACATTTTTTATTTCAGAAGGCTTTAAAAGAAGGAAAGGATTTTCGTTCTCAAGTCTCTTTGTCTCATCCTGTTGTAACGATTGAGTCTGTCGTTGAAGAAACTCTAGACTTGCATGGTAAATCAACAAAAGACAAACTTTTATTTATCGGTTACTCCGAGATTAATCGGAAGATCGCAAAGGGGTTGAGTGCGAAAGGTTACCGAAATCTAATTTTTTGCTCTCGAAAAAATATTTCCATACCATACGATACAGTGGCTCGTAGTCAACTTTCTTTTAGGGAACCCTATGATGTCATTTTCTTCGGATCATCGGAATCAGCTAAAGATTTTTCCGGGTTATCTTTAGAAAGTTTGGCCAGCATCCCCAGCCGTGTGATTTTTGATTTTAATGTTCCGCGTACCTTTACTTTGGCGGAAAGTCCGAAAGATATCATATGTTTGGATATGGATTTTATTAGCGAGCGTGTGCAGAAAAAACTCCAAATTAGTAAGCAATGTACAAATAAAGAAAAACCATTTTTAGCTCTAGCAGCAAGAAAACAATGGGAAGTTTATGAAAAAAAGAGCTCACATATACCTTCGAGCCAGGTTCGAGCTTCTCGTCCTAAGCTGTTGATTCTTTAG
- a CDS encoding DUF5421 family protein, translating to MELNKTSESLYNCKTDRHLIQQEVGPEPKDNRDVKVFSLEGRQQSKHDRQDKAVNKGSRQEARGADDKHVEEKTSAVSSKEEEKEEGQSFMAYDNPTAGMAFVDIASSVSSEVVVESSTVAVASADLQWVQDVIASTVESMIVADVNGQQLVELVLDAEGNVPEVFAGANLTLVQSGTDLSVKFSNFIDEVQLTEAVNLIANNPSQLAGLVEALKNLRLNLTEFTVGTSIVQLPTIEEVQTPLHMIAATIHRRDEERDQQGKDQQQQDQEQNQYKVEEARL from the coding sequence ATGGAATTAAATAAAACATCCGAGTCTTTGTACAATTGCAAGACAGATCGCCACTTAATACAACAAGAAGTAGGCCCAGAGCCTAAAGATAACCGTGATGTAAAAGTCTTTTCTTTGGAAGGCCGCCAGCAATCGAAACACGATCGTCAAGACAAAGCTGTGAACAAAGGTTCTCGTCAAGAAGCTCGTGGTGCTGATGATAAGCATGTAGAAGAGAAAACCTCCGCAGTATCTTCTAAAGAAGAAGAGAAAGAAGAAGGACAAAGTTTCATGGCTTATGATAACCCTACAGCAGGCATGGCATTCGTAGATATTGCTTCTTCTGTGTCCAGTGAGGTTGTTGTGGAAAGCTCTACAGTGGCAGTTGCTAGTGCAGATTTGCAGTGGGTCCAAGATGTGATTGCTAGTACTGTAGAATCTATGATAGTTGCTGATGTAAACGGTCAGCAGTTAGTAGAATTAGTTTTAGATGCTGAAGGCAATGTCCCCGAAGTTTTTGCTGGCGCGAATTTAACGTTGGTACAGTCTGGGACCGATCTCTCTGTGAAATTTTCTAATTTTATAGATGAGGTTCAGCTGACAGAGGCTGTGAATCTCATTGCAAATAATCCTTCTCAGCTGGCTGGCTTGGTAGAAGCATTAAAAAATCTTCGTTTGAATTTGACAGAATTCACAGTTGGAACAAGTATTGTACAATTGCCGACTATCGAAGAAGTGCAGACACCTTTACATATGATTGCTGCAACAATACATCGCAGAGATGAAGAGAGGGATCAACAAGGAAAAGATCAGCAGCAGCAAGATCAAGAACAAAACCAATATAAAGTTGAAGAAGCACGTTTATAA
- a CDS encoding serine/threonine protein kinase: MDCQSEILLLHQVIGAYHIKKILSKKEGSAVYQGLHSATLQSTAIKVLEPPLVADTRRVHNFLKEARIIEQVSHPNIVKLYQYGQCRERLYIAMEYIQGVSLRHYILTHQIPLSRAIDIILHIGRAIEYLHSRGILHRDIKPENILMNAQGEIKLIDFGLAVSSSTEHASHPSCLGTPAYMSPEQRQGDKVSEKSEIYSLGLIAYELILGNLALGKVILSLIPDRVSKILAKALQPSPQDRYGSMKEFMSHLHQYRYSQDLQQDYRNKDHTAQVNEQLYQQRFWLSPAEIVVPDFISASVYEQGYPTHPHVYYEAYMSRDTFRLWFCYSLSGNATLVLTIIKTFVSQWGHEDSIRSTMRKIHSELLRIHAPVDTAGMSLVCVTIPKEKKELSWITCGKTSFWLKKQGKVPQNFTTSSLGLGKISSLQIQETKVAWEIGDGAVLHTLQADDSMSSLNSPLFTELKDRGQTAIFCPIESVQFGILENHDGNLCPSTLISLKRIW, from the coding sequence ATGGATTGTCAATCCGAAATACTTCTTCTGCATCAGGTAATAGGTGCTTACCACATCAAGAAAATCCTGAGTAAGAAAGAAGGAAGCGCGGTGTACCAGGGTTTGCATTCTGCCACCCTACAATCTACAGCTATTAAAGTGCTTGAACCACCTTTAGTTGCTGATACTCGCAGAGTTCATAACTTTTTAAAAGAAGCACGAATTATAGAACAAGTCTCACATCCCAATATTGTTAAGTTATATCAATATGGACAGTGTAGAGAAAGGCTGTATATAGCCATGGAATATATCCAGGGCGTGTCTCTTAGACATTATATCCTCACCCATCAGATTCCTTTATCCAGAGCGATTGATATAATTTTACATATTGGCCGAGCTATAGAGTATCTGCATAGCCGTGGTATACTCCATAGGGATATCAAACCCGAAAATATCCTCATGAATGCTCAAGGGGAAATCAAACTCATAGATTTTGGACTTGCTGTTTCTTCTTCTACAGAACATGCTTCCCATCCTTCTTGTTTAGGAACGCCCGCATATATGAGCCCTGAACAACGTCAGGGAGATAAAGTTTCTGAAAAATCAGAAATCTACTCTTTAGGTTTAATTGCTTATGAATTGATCTTGGGAAACCTAGCCCTAGGTAAGGTCATTTTGTCCTTGATTCCGGATAGAGTGAGTAAAATTTTAGCGAAGGCCTTGCAACCTTCTCCTCAAGATCGTTACGGGTCTATGAAAGAATTCATGAGTCATTTACATCAGTACCGGTACAGCCAAGATCTTCAGCAAGATTATCGTAATAAAGATCATACAGCACAGGTAAATGAGCAGCTGTATCAGCAGAGATTCTGGTTGTCTCCTGCAGAAATTGTTGTCCCTGATTTCATATCCGCTTCTGTATACGAGCAAGGATACCCAACACATCCTCACGTATACTACGAAGCCTATATGAGTCGGGATACTTTCCGTTTATGGTTTTGTTATAGTCTTTCAGGAAATGCAACTTTAGTATTAACTATTATAAAAACCTTCGTAAGTCAATGGGGTCATGAAGATAGCATTAGAAGTACGATGCGCAAAATACATAGTGAGCTCCTGCGGATCCATGCTCCTGTTGATACGGCGGGAATGTCTTTAGTTTGCGTAACTATTCCCAAAGAAAAAAAGGAACTTTCTTGGATTACTTGTGGGAAAACTAGTTTCTGGTTAAAAAAACAAGGAAAGGTTCCCCAGAATTTTACTACTTCATCCTTAGGTTTAGGGAAAATTAGTTCTTTACAAATTCAGGAAACCAAGGTTGCATGGGAAATAGGTGATGGAGCAGTATTACATACCTTACAGGCAGACGATTCCATGTCATCTTTAAATAGTCCTTTATTCACAGAGTTGAAAGATAGAGGACAAACAGCTATATTCTGCCCAATAGAGAGCGTACAGTTCGGGATATTAGAAAATCATGACGGAAATCTTTGTCCCTCAACACTTATCAGCTTAAAAAGAATCTGGTGA
- a CDS encoding CesT family type III secretion system chaperone — MLEKLIKNFATYIGITSTLEFDADGAYVLPISDLVKIRVLQNADNEIVLNVFLGELPPSSDTNKAYLQMMVANLFGRETGGSALGLDSEGHIVMTRRIPEEVSYEDFARYVESFMNFSETWLEDLGLNKAQQGQ, encoded by the coding sequence ATGTTGGAAAAATTGATAAAAAATTTTGCCACGTATATTGGTATAACGTCAACCCTCGAATTCGATGCGGATGGAGCCTATGTCTTGCCTATAAGCGATCTCGTCAAGATACGTGTATTACAAAATGCAGATAACGAAATTGTACTTAATGTTTTCTTAGGGGAATTACCTCCTTCTTCGGATACCAATAAAGCATACTTACAAATGATGGTAGCGAACTTGTTTGGTAGAGAAACAGGAGGTAGCGCTTTAGGATTGGATTCCGAAGGCCATATTGTCATGACACGTAGAATTCCCGAAGAAGTTTCATATGAAGACTTTGCGCGCTACGTAGAGAGTTTCATGAATTTTTCTGAAACCTGGCTAGAAGATTTGGGACTAAACAAAGCACAACAAGGACAATAG
- the cdsF gene encoding type III secretion system protein CdsF — MSSGSSCSAFNFNDMLNGVCKYVQGVQQYLTELETSTQGTVDLGTMFNLQFRMQILSQYMEAVSNILTAVNTEMITMARAVKGS; from the coding sequence ATGAGTAGTGGTAGCAGTTGCTCAGCTTTTAATTTTAATGACATGCTTAATGGCGTATGTAAATACGTCCAAGGTGTGCAACAATATCTAACGGAATTAGAAACCTCAACGCAAGGTACAGTCGACTTGGGTACGATGTTTAATTTGCAATTCCGTATGCAAATTTTATCACAGTATATGGAAGCTGTATCCAACATCTTGACAGCAGTGAACACAGAGATGATCACTATGGCAAGAGCTGTTAAAGGAAGTTAA